One Pullulanibacillus sp. KACC 23026 DNA segment encodes these proteins:
- the lpdA gene encoding dihydrolipoyl dehydrogenase — MVVGEFTTEVDTIVIGAGPGGYVAAIRAAQLGQKVIIVEKEHFGGVCLNVGCIPSKALISASHRYEHAKESEDMGIKAENVTVDFSKVQEWKGSVVKRLTGGVESLLKANKVEIVKGEALFVSENEVRVNGEHYETNRYKFKNCIIATGSRPIEIPGFKWSKRVLSSTGALALTEVPKKMVVIGGGYIGIELGNAIAGFGTEVTILEGSKTILPGFEKKMSQLVNKRLKKKNVQIHTEALAKGVEESETGVVVSAEIKGKVEKFEADYVLVTVGRRPNTDELGLDMAGVETTDRGLIKVDNQGQTNVKGIYAIGDIVPGPALAHKASYEGKVAAEAISGENAVIDYQCIPAVVFSDPELASVGLTEEEAKAQGYDVKTAQFPFAANGRALSLNDTDGFMKLVTRKEDGLILGAQIAGSGASDMIAEMGLAIEAGMTAEDVALTIHAHPTLGEIAMETAEVALGMPIHIAR, encoded by the coding sequence ATGGTAGTAGGAGAATTTACAACTGAAGTCGACACGATTGTCATCGGTGCGGGCCCTGGCGGATATGTAGCAGCTATTCGCGCTGCCCAGCTAGGCCAAAAAGTAATCATTGTTGAAAAAGAACATTTTGGCGGTGTCTGCTTGAATGTCGGATGTATTCCTTCTAAAGCACTCATCTCAGCTAGTCACCGTTATGAGCATGCTAAGGAATCTGAAGACATGGGGATTAAAGCAGAGAACGTGACTGTTGACTTTTCAAAGGTTCAAGAATGGAAAGGCTCTGTTGTCAAACGTTTAACTGGCGGTGTTGAAAGCCTCCTCAAAGCGAATAAAGTTGAGATTGTAAAAGGTGAAGCGCTTTTCGTCTCTGAAAACGAAGTTCGTGTAAACGGTGAACACTATGAAACGAACCGTTACAAGTTTAAGAATTGTATTATTGCAACAGGTTCTCGTCCAATTGAAATCCCTGGTTTCAAATGGAGCAAGCGGGTTCTTTCTTCAACAGGAGCACTTGCATTAACTGAAGTTCCTAAGAAAATGGTTGTCATCGGTGGCGGTTACATCGGGATCGAACTAGGGAATGCGATTGCTGGATTCGGTACTGAAGTCACCATTCTTGAAGGCTCCAAGACCATTCTCCCTGGCTTCGAAAAGAAAATGAGCCAGCTTGTTAATAAGCGTTTGAAAAAGAAAAATGTCCAAATTCACACAGAGGCACTTGCTAAAGGTGTCGAAGAAAGTGAAACGGGTGTTGTGGTCAGTGCTGAGATCAAAGGGAAAGTTGAAAAATTTGAGGCGGACTACGTTCTTGTAACAGTTGGCCGTCGTCCTAACACGGATGAACTTGGTCTTGATATGGCTGGTGTTGAAACAACAGATCGCGGATTGATCAAAGTTGATAATCAAGGCCAAACAAATGTTAAAGGGATTTATGCGATCGGTGATATCGTTCCAGGCCCTGCTCTTGCTCACAAAGCTTCTTATGAAGGTAAAGTGGCTGCAGAAGCAATTTCTGGAGAAAACGCCGTAATTGACTATCAATGTATTCCTGCTGTTGTCTTCTCTGACCCTGAGCTTGCCTCTGTTGGTCTTACAGAAGAAGAAGCAAAAGCACAAGGCTATGATGTCAAAACCGCTCAATTCCCATTTGCTGCAAACGGTCGTGCGCTTTCCCTTAACGACACAGATGGCTTCATGAAGCTTGTAACGCGTAAAGAAGACGGACTCATCCTCGGTGCTCAAATCGCAGGCTCCGGTGCTTCTGACATGATCGCTGAAATGGGCTTAGCTATTGAAGCAGGCATGACTGCTGAAGATGTAGCCCTCACCATCCATGCTCACCCAACTCTTGGTGAAATTGCGATGGAAACAGCTGAAGTCGCACTCGGCATGCCAATTCATATCGCACGCTAA